The genomic window TCTTAGAAAAACTCGGTTCAATGTTCTGTCGGATGGAATTCTTTCTCTGGACTGAGCCACATATCTGAAATCGAATCCTTCAGACGAGACTCCGGGAGCGATCAGTGTGTTGGAATACTTCTTATCCGAGTTGAGTTGAGAAGAACGATTCAGAAGGTTCTGTACCTCCGTTTCTAATTCTTTCAGTTCTTTTCTAGAACTTTCTCTCAAACTAGAAAATCTTCTGAGTGCTTCCTTCCCGTAACGAATGGATTCCTCATAAGAACCTCGATCGAAGCTGCTTTTTTGATTCGTCAACTCACCTTGGAGTTGGTTCATATTTTCTTCCACTCGGATCGAATTGGATCTGTCCTTATAATTTCCCTCTATCAAGGCCCTTGATTGCTGCAAAGGACTTTGGGCTTCCATTCGCTCTTTCGCATAATCTTCATTAGGTGCATCTGCCTTTGACTTTTGGGCCATCGGTTTTGCCGGAGCCATTCGTTTGGATTCTTTCTTAGCTGTAGCAGCCGCACCTGCCATAGGAGAAGGAGCTACATCCCTACTATAAGCTTCCGCGGAAGGATAATATTCATTTGCCTGAGGAATGATCACTCTAGAGCTGATCCTTTGCTCTTTGTATTCAGGCAAATCGATATCTTGGTTCGGATTCGCTGTGGAAAATTCCAATCGAACGTTCTTCCAATCTTCTCCGGTCTCGTTCCGAACCAACGCATGCCAACCAAGCTCTGCTTCTTGCCCATTCTGCTGGAGTTCCAATGTATAACGAGGATACCAGATCGCACCTCTGATCAGATATTTATATTCGAAAGGAAAGGTGGTGGCGGAATCCGACTCCACATCGATCCTGATCTCTTTTCTTCTTAGAGTATCCCCCTCTGCGAGATGGGAAAGTTTGGTCGTTACGATATAGAATTCTTCTCGGATCCGATCCAATTCTTCTAATTTTGTTAAGCGAAGTCTTGTATTTCCTTCTACAAGATCCGCATAGGTCTTGCGAAATCCGGAGAAATTCTCGGAGTCGATCTTTTCGACCGCTCCTTGCTCTTCTCTGATCGTAGGTTTGATGGATTTTAGAGCGGTCTCCCAATCCAAAAGATCCTGCACTTCTCTTGATTTTGTAGATAATGAGAGAAGAAGAGCATCTTTTCTCTTTTCTAGTTCTTCTGCTTCCTGGGATTTCTTTCTACGAGAGGCCTTCTCCAAAACCCGTATCCCTTTGATCTTGAATTTCTTGTTCGGATCCGTAAAGGTCACTATGACACTCTTATCGAGGGAAGATATAGGCACTTCTCCCAATAATACCTCCGACGGACCCGCAGGAAGTTTAACCTCTGTTTGGCGGGTTACATAGACCAGGTCGGAATACAAGAGTACAGAATCGATCCTAGCGAAAGAAACCTGGATAGGATTCTTAGAACCCTTCTCTTCCTCCGTAACTGCGACCGGTGCGTCGCTTCTAGAAGGGTCCGAATCTTGGGCTTGGGAACCGAGTCCGGTTAAGAGAAAGACAAGCAGGAGAAAGAGAGAGCGATAGAACCGAGAAATCATAGGTTCTAAGTGGATACTCTCCCTAAAGAGTCTCGTCAATTTATTTTCTACATATAAAAAAGCGCCTCGGATCCAAGGCGCTTTCAGATAGAAACGGGACGATACGATTTAGGATCTAAACCGTTTTAGGAGAATATCCTTTGATACTAAAGAATCGTTTTTGAGAGAGCAAAAAACCTCCCAATACGCAGAAAGAGATCACAGCGATCTGCTGCATCAGTGTGGGAAGGTATTGCAAGGTCTGTAAAGGTAAGACCTTTAGCAATTTTTCCACATGAGTGAAATCGAATGGATACACATAGGTCAGCACTGCGATCGAAGCCAAACGGATCAGCTCGGAGATCATCCCGGAAGTCTTTAGCTCGAAGATGGCTCCTATATTCCAAAGAGTCCAGAGCACATAGAATCCCAAAACGAGCATCTCCAATAAGGGCAGCTCGCTTTTAAATTCAATATAGACCATTGCGGCTCCCAATCCAAAGAAGAATTGAATAATGCTATAAAGAGTGAGAGTGTACGGGATCTCCGTATTGAACTTTTTGTAATTCACTCTATCTATCTCCGGAGGGACCACAGACTCGCCAAGATCCGCAGGCTTCCAACCAGGAGGCATGATCCAGACTTTCAACTTATCCTTCCAATTTTTGGTCTTCCAAGAAAGGAGAAGAAGTTCTTCGAAATAATGGAACTGTGTCCAGATAGGACTCCAGGTCTGCATCGGCTTTACAACTCCAAAGATAGGCTCTTCCTCTTCTTCTTTAAAGGAACCGAACATTCTATCCCAGATCGCAAATGTTCCCGCATAATTCTTATCGATATATTTCGGATCCCTTCCGTGATGCACTCTGTGTTGAGAAGGAGTGTTAAAGACCCATTCGAAAATACTAAGCTTAGGGATCGCACGGGTATGAAGCCAGAATTGATACGCAAAATTGATCTGGATACAAAGAGCAAACATGACAGGAGGGAATCCCATCACCGCAAGCGGGAGGTAAAAAGGAAGAGAGAAGGTATTCTGCAGTACTCCCTGACGCAGAGCTACGGTAAAATTATAATCTTCGCTCTGGTGGTGAGCCACATGAGATGCCCAGAAGATATTGATCTCGTGTCCGAACCTATGATACCAATAATAAAAGAAATCCGCCAACACATAACAGAGCACCCAGGCGACCCAAGAGCCGTTTGAAAAATTAAAAATCCCAAACTTTGCATACACCCAAGCGTAGACGCTTAGTAAACCAAGAGTAATGAATACGGTGAACACTTGCATGAAGATCCCAGCGGACAGATTGTTCACGGAATCCTTGAATCTATAAAAAGGCTTGGATCCGATCAAGGACCACAACACTTCTACTGCGATTAACACGAAGAAAACGGGAGTGATTAACTCTATTATATTCTTTTCCATCTCTAAACCGTCTTCGAATCTCTCTATAGCGATCGATCGGTCAAGAAAAAGAATGGAGGCAGATGAATTTCTGCCTCACCCAAAGGGCTATTGAAAATAACGAACGTTATTTAATTAAGCCTAAATCGGAAAGGTTTAGAAGAATAAACTCACTGAAAAGTTGAAGGACCAAATATATCCGCCATAGCTGTAGCTTGGATTTCTTTCCGTAGGATTGTACTTGGTTACCCCCACACTGGACAATTGTTGGTTCATGATCGCAAAGTCAAAGATGACAGGATTCTTCAATCGATCCTTTAAGAATGCATAGTTTCTACCGCTGAATAGATAAGAGAAACCTACGCTATAGATGATGCGATCGTTATCCATCCAGTTATTCGCTCCATGATATACAGGAACCGGACTAGGCCTCTTGCCGATACCTGCTCTGAATTTCATAGAAGGACGAAACGCATACTCCGCTCCCAAACGATAGTTAGTAGTATCATGGAAGTTCAGAGGCTCTGAATATTTTTCTTTAATGCGAGATAACTGGTAAAGACTCCACTGCTCTCTATTGATATCGAAGTTGATCAGGATCTTTTGGAAGGGTCTGAATCCGATCCCATAAGAATACACTCTCGGGTTGTACTGATCCAAAAGAGCCAGATCGAAATCCAACTGAATTCCCAAAAGAGTGGTTTGCGCTCTGGCAGGGATTGGGTCCGCAGATAAGTATGTCTCTCTCTTGTACGAAACCCCCATATTCCATTTACCATATGTGAACTGAAGACCATAAGTAGGATTTACCATAGGTTTCAAAGTCAAGACCACTTGAGAGTTCGCTTGCACAGGATCCGGAGAGATAGGAACATCTTTTAAGAGGATTGCACCGGAACCTCCAGCTAACGCAGTCATACCGATACCGGCAAAAAGACGATCCTTCCAAAGTTCGACTCCCACTCCGGCCATAATGGTAGGACGTTCGTCACTCTTTCCCGACTGTAAATATCTAGGAACAGTCGGGTTCTGATCGTTCACCACCATCAAATTTCCAGTAGCAGGAAGAATCGCATTCAAACCGAAACGGATCGTTCTGCCAATATCAAAGATCTCGTTCAAGTTCATTGTAAAACCCAAACCGACAAAGCTATCGTCCGGGTTCTTGGTATTTTCGTTCCTAGGAGCGTTATTCTTCAGAGTAGGGTTTGCATAGGTTCCTAAAAAAGTAACCTCATGCGCGGGACGAGCGGGGCGAGGAAGCGGTTTGTAAGCGAACATCCCATCTTTGAGATTGAACCAAGCTCTTTTATACCAAGGCCCGGTTGTTCCTGGAGTATCCTGAGCATCGCTTGCAAGAATGGGACCTCCATCCTGAGGAATCGGGTTTCCCTTGTCGTCCTTAGGAGCATCCGGCCCGTTAGCCGCTGCTTCTTTTTCCTTATCTTTCAGATCTAAGTATGCATTGTATAGATCTGCTTCGTTTAATCTTCCTAATCCTGCAACGTTATAGAACACAGCAGAGGAATTGTTAACTGTAGCAGTTTGTGCGCCAGCCATCCCGGCCCCTGTGGGATGGGCGCCATATATATCCCCATAGCTTCCGGCAGTAAGTTCGGAAAAACTCACTCCCAGTATTCCCAATAGAAACGCGAAGGTCAGTCTCGCATGGGAGATAATTTTTTTACTTAATAGAATGTTTCGCATTGTCCCTTTCCTGATTGAACCAAGTCTTAGTTTAATTCTTAACAGTTAGAAATGGCTGATCTCTTTATTACACATCAGTTATTTTTTAAAAATTTTCCGTATCTTAGCCCAAAGGCCAAAATTGTCGAGTAAAAACGGAAAAAGAACCATTAGGTGATATTTAGCGAAATTTAATGAAATAAGTAGAATTTAATTAATAATATAGGTTTTTTGTAAAAGAATGAACGCTACATATATTTTTGCATCTATTCTTAAAATTGAAAAGAAACAGGGAATTTAAGGAGAAATCGGGCGGGAAGATCTAGTTCTCTCGAAGTAGATCGAGATAATGTCTGCATATCGGAGATATCCCAGATACTTCCCCTCTTCCTCGACAGCAATCTTATCCATTCCATTGTCCAAAAGGGTTTTGAAGGCAGCTGCAAGACTAGTAGAAACGGAGATCGGACGAATGGAAGTATCTGCCGCATCTCCCACGAGGACCAAGTTTTTGGTCAGGGCTCTGCCCTCGGAATAAAGCCGGATATTTCTAAGAGAGAGCATCCCGAAGTATTTTCCCTCTGGGTCTAGAACGACATAGTCGCTGGCATTGATCTTGATCGAATCTTCTTCCAAATGAGAAAGCAAAGAAGAAGAGCGGATCACCGCAATGTTTCGGAGCTTATCCGAAATATCCGAGATCCGGATCTCTTCTAAAAGATCCCGGTTCATATCCCAGTAATGAGCAGGGGATTGGAAGCGTGTTCCTTTTTGGCTCTTGTATAGATTCAACTTGTGAGAAAGAACAAAAGAGGTGATCGAAACGATCATCAATGGAGGAAGAAGATAATAGCTACCGATAATCTCACAGATCATCACCATTCCCGCAATCGGAGCGCTTGCGATTCCAGCGTAAAAAGCTCCCATTCCCACCAACACAAAGGAAGCGATAGAGACCTTGTATCCTAGGATCAATTTTGCCAGGGTTCCTACTGCGCCTCCTAGCATTCCCCCAATAAAGAGAGAAGGACCGAACATTCCCGCGGAGCCTCCTGTTCCGATCGTAAAGGAAGTGGTTACAATTTTCAAAAAAGCGAAAAGAAGAAAGCAGAGAACGATCAATATGTCCAGATCTACGCGCAAGCTATTTGCAAAAAATTGAATATGATCCGAGCCCGAATTACTTGCAACTCCTACACTTTGAAAGAAGGACCCGATCTTACTTTCGAAGTGATAGGTCCCTTCTAATATATCTTGTAAGAAGCCGGCACCTGTTCCCATGACTTCCGGTAAGAAATATCCGATGATCCCCACTGGAATTCCTCCGATGGCAGGTTTGATCCAGATCGGAAGGTGCCAAGTCTTGGACCAATTCTGGATGAATTGAAAGCTTCGGATAAGGAAGGCTCCACTCAGATAACAAACAATCCCTAGCATCAGATAGAATATGAGTTCCTTGTATGCTTCGAACCCGATCTCCGGGACCTTGTAAACCGCTCCGAACCCGTTCAGTGAAGAATAAACCAAGTATGCAGTCACGGAAGATATAATGCAAGGAACCAAGGAATCGCTTTCTATATCTTCTCTATACACCATTTCCACAGAGGTCAAAGCGCCTCCTAACGGTGCATGGAAGATCGCTCCCAGGCCTCCTGCGGTCCCGGCAAGCAACAGGGTCCTTCTGGCTCTCGCTCCCGCCTTGGTAAGATTTGCAACCAAGGAACCGAAGCCCGCGCCAATGAGAGAGATAGGCCCTTCTTTTCCTCCGCTTCCTCCCGAAGAAAGCGTAAAGATGGTCGCTATGGATTTGATCACTGGGACCTTAGGGTCCACTTTTCCTTCCTTATTATGAAAGGAATCGATGAGTGAATCCGTTCCTGTTCCCGAAGAATCGGGAGAGAATTTCCAGACAATCCATCCGGTGATCAATCCACCAATGATAGGTAAGAATAAAAGCGCCCATCTTCCGAGAAGAATAGACGATATAGGATTTAGAGAAACGTAATATTCCCCTCCGGAATGAGTTTCTTGTAAGCCCGCGATCGATGCCAAAGAAATATATTCGGCCCAAGCAAGCGCTCTGGAGAATAAAAAGGCACCAAGGCCGGATACGATCCCCGTGATCACACAGTAAAGAAACAAGGACCTTCGGCCCTTGATCCTTATATAAGAAGAAATAGAATTTTCTTCGGGTGCTAGTCTAGAAAAGAATCCTTTAAGCATAAGATCTATTCTTAGAAAGACTTAGTCGCCGAAATCTCCATGATCCGATTATGTGTATAGGTATCTTGGATACCGCCGATCAATCTATAGATCCTAGGAATGATCAATAGTCCCAAAAAGACCGGAGCTCCCGGAGAATCCAAAACGTTTCCGGAATGAGCTGGTTTATGCATATAGTTATCTAGGGCGCTGTTCTTTTCCATTGTGGTCGTAGCATAGTAATAGCCAAGCCCTGCGAGCAAAAGATCCAACATGATGTATCCGAACATTCCTTTTAAACGATCAGAACCACCATAGACAGGAGATCGATTCGCATTATAGTAAACGGAAGCAGCCGGTTGGATCAAAGCAAGAGCCCCGCTGTACAAATAGCTTTTATTATAAGGCTCTAATTTCCCGTCCGCATAATCTTCTAGATTCCTGGAACCTGTCCCGAAGCCTCCGGTAATTTCCTTCTTGGTCAATTCTTCCATGAGAAAATTACGAAATACTCTTTCGGCGCCCTTTTTAGGAGCCTCCACTCGAACGATACTCATCTTCTCTCGTTTTGCGAGACCCAGGACATACACATCGAGTACGAGAGGAGAATACCATTTAGTTACGTATCTATAAGTGAATCCTTTCGTATTCTTGTCGGAAATCACCCGATCAAAAGTAAGTCGATTCAAGGCAGAAATGATCCTGGTATCGTTCTCTCCGGGATCCCCCTCTAGTTCGAAAACTTCTCCTGCAAACAGAGAGGAGGAAAAGAAAAGAACGGAGGCGAAGATCGCGGAAAATTTTATACATCTATAATTCACTTTCATTAAGACACCCGATTTCCCAAGAAGAATGCTGCTAATAGCATAGAACTATTGTACGTAATATGAGCCGTGATCGGAACCCATATATTAGAAGTTTTTAAATAAGAAAGACCGAAAGAAAGACCCACGAATACAAGCAGGAAAGGTCCTATGATGGATCCTCCCGCGCTATAATGTACGATCCCGAAGACTACAGAAGTCAGGAACAATCCTATATTCGGCATATTCTTTTCCATAAAATGTTTAAGTAAGAATCCTCTAAAGAAAGTCTCTTCCAGGATTCCCGCACCGAAACTGATGGCAAGCATGGCCCAAGTCAAAAGTCTCCAATTTCCTTGCAGGTTCTGGGAAAGGATCAGTTCGAGATGATTCGATTGAGGTTTTCCTACGAAAAAAAAGATAAGTCCGCTAAACACATTCACAAAACAGAATGTGGCAAAGCCGGTCACTAATCCGGCAAGAAGTCCCCGAGCTCCCAAACTATCGCTGAAGTCGGCCACTTCTACATTTGCAATTTTTCGAATGAATAGATAAGCCGGGACCAGGAAGCAAAGTCCCCAGATGACCCTGTCTATGGAAAGAAACCAAGGCCTTTTGGTGATCACAAATTCGGTATAATCTCTCAGAGCTCTCTCCACAGAAGCGGGCTCTCCCCAGGCGATCGTCTGAGGAACAGTCTCCGAGACCTCTTTGGTCCTATAGAAACTCTGCTTTGGGGTCTTGAAGGAGAGAGCGGTCTCGATCTGTATCTTGGTGATCTCTTGGTACAGAAGCATTCCCAAGAAGAGTACAAAAACTTGGATCAGTCCAAGGACGAATATGTCTTTGCCTTTATTCGGCTTTTGGTCTTCGATTTCCAAATCCATTCCGGGGGCCCCTCCAATCATTTACCGGGGAATTTTTGCGTCATTGTTTTTTTAATTTCTGCCGAATAGAAGGATGATATGCCTTCTTCTGAAAGACATTCCTTTCGATTCGCGAAAGCCTCTCTTGTTTTCATTCTCTCATTCATTCTAGATGCGGAACTGCATGCGGTCTACGATCTAGTTCCTCTTCACAGCTTGGAATATTCAGACTCGAAGATCGTTCGGGTCCGAGAAGAAGTAAAATACAACCTGCAAGTATCCGTTTCCAATTTGGAGCAGAAGAATCTAATGCCTCTTAGGTTCCTGAGCTACAAGGTCGGAAAACAGGACACATTCTTTAAGATCATGGCCAGGACCGGAATGGATCTGGACACTCTCTCTTCCGTGAATCAGTTGGCTTCTCCCCAAGATATTTATCCCGGGATGGAATTATTGATCCCGAATATGCGCGGAGTATACGATTCCGAGGAAACCTCGTCGGACGATTCGAGTAGAAGAAAGGTCGCATCTCGCTTTCGCATTTCCCCCAAGTTCCTATACTATGATGACCAGAGAAAGTCTTGGTTCGTTCCAGGAAGAGGTCTTCCTAAGGAAGAGAAAAACTTTTTTTACGGTTTGGTTTTTTCGGATCCTTTAGCGGAAGAAGGTCGCATCAGTTCTAAGTACGGAAAAAGAAAGGACCCGTTTACTAAGAAGGACACCTTTCATGGCGGCATAGATCTCGCAGCAGAAGAAGGAACCCCAGTCTATGCTTCCGCAGATGGGATCGTTTCCTTTTCCGGAACCAAGGGTGGGTATGGGAGTTTGATCGTATTAAAGCATTCTCTGGGATATGAGACTAAGTACGGTCACCTAAGCAAATTAATGGTGGATCCGGGAACCAAGGTAAAGAAGGGACAGCTCATTGGAAAAGTTGGAATGACTGGAAGAGCTACCGGTTTTCATTTACATTTTGAAGTATTGCGAAATAGTTTGAGACAAAGACCCGTCTTTCACGGTCATGTCTGATGCTACGATTTCTTTATTCCCGCCATATATTGAGAGGAATTCTTTCTTTTCTATTTGTCGTATTTGTACTCGGCATTCTAGTACTAATCGGTTGGAATAAGACAAACCCGATTCCGTATTCTGTAAATTCCTCTATTCCTCAAGGCGAAAGAGATCTATTACTTTTTTCTAAACCAGTCAATGTGGACTCTCCCATCAAAGAGCCTTTCGGATTGGCTGTGGATACGAAAGGTTCCATTTATACGGGATCTTCCGATGGGAATATCTATCGGATCAAGACAGACGGAGACCCGGAGGTATTTGCTAAAACCTCTGGTCGTCCCTTGGGACTTGCATTTGACGGAAAGGGAAATTTAGTAGCCTGTGTTTCCGGACTCGGACTCGCATTCTATGATGCTGCCGGAAAGGAAAATGTTTTAGTACGAGAGGACTCACAAGGAACTCCATTACAAAATCTGTATGGTCTTGCCATAGCTGCCGATGGAACCGTTTATTTCACCGAAGTAAGTCGAAAGTTTTCGTATGAGGATTCCTATCTAGAAGAATTGGAGTCCCAAGCAAACGGAAGGATCTTATCGTATCATCCTCGCACCCAAGAAGTAGAGGTCATCTCGGATGGAGCGAATCACCCTACTGGGATCGGACTTTCCGCTTCTGGCACATTCTTGATCTACGCCGAAAAATACAGACATAGGATCTCTCGTCTTTGGTTAAAAGGAAAGGACGCAGGTAAGGATCAATTTTTGATCACGAACTTGCCGGGGAGTCCAGCCCTGATCAGCCTGGATGAAGAAAACCATTTTTGGATCGCTCTTTCTTCTCCCAGACATTTGGGAATGGATAAGATCCAAGATTATCCTTTGATCAAAAAAATGATCGCAGCATTGCCCTCAGTACTTCGCCCGCAAGAAGGAGAACTTGCATACGCATTATCCTTGAGCGAAGAAGGGGACGTACTTCTAGCGCTTGCAAATTATTCTACCGATGCTTTAGGATCCGTGACTTCTGTGCTGCAGTACGGGGGAGGATTGATCTTGGCGGGAAATTCTTCCGAAAAGGTCTGGAAGTGGAAATTCCAGACCCTGGAAATATTCTTCTGAAGAAGCGCTTCGAATAAAGCGCCTCTTCATTATAGAATTCTAAATTACATCGATCCGAGTAATTCTCTGAACTTATCCAAAGAATATCTTTCTACGAATTCTCCAAAGCTTTCGTTCGCCTTCCCGTCCTGTTTCCAAACGGAGAACGCTTTTTCAAGCTGCACCGGAATATCCGCAAAGGCTACTTTCTTAGCAACGTAATCGCCTACTTTGGTTCCTTCCGGATTTCCGCCAAAGAAGAGTGCATATTTTCCACCGGCCTGTTGGCCTACGATCCCGATCTCGGCGGAATATGGTCTTGCACAACCGTTCGGGCAACCGGTCATTCTTACGATAGGAGCTCTGTCGTTCAGACCCAATTTATCGATCACCGCTTGGATAGAATCCAACAGTTGAGGAAAAGTCCTTTCTGATTCGGTCAGTGCCAGCCCGCAGGTAGGAAGAGCAGGACAAGCCAAGGCCCTGTCGTACAAAGGCTTAGGAGAAGCAGGATCAATATTAAATTCTTTTAATTTAGCTTCTAATTTTGGACGGTCCTCTTTGCGGATGCCCATTAGCACTAAGTCTTGGTCTGCAGTGACCTGTACGTTCAAATTGAATTCGTCTATGATCTTTCTTAAGGCAGTCTTCAGCGGTTTGTCAGCGAAGTCCTTAATCCTTCCGGAAAGAGTATGGAACCCTAGAGCCAAGGTACCGTCCGCTCTCTCTGTCCAACCCAAGTACTTAGGAGTCTCCCATTTAGGAAGTTTGCGATCGGTATCGAATTTCGCTCCGGATCTACGTTCTACTTCGGAACGGAACCATTCTGCTCCCTTCTCCGCAAGAACGTATTTCAAACGAGCATGCTTGCGATTCGTTCTATCTCCGAAATCTCTATGAGAAGTCACGATCCCTTCCGCAACGGAGATCAGATCTTTTTCCGGGATCCAACCGAGCAGATCCGCCGCTCTAGGATAAGTCTCCGGTTTATTATGGGTCATTCCGAGTCCGCCACCTGCGAAAACAAAATAACCGTCTATCTTTCCGTTTGCATCCAGAGTCGCAGCAAATCCCATATCGTTGGTATAGATATCGACGGAGTTATCGCCTGCAAGAGTCACTGCGATCTTGAACTTTCTAGGAAGGTAAGTCTTTCCATAGATCGGATCCTCTACCTCTTTGTTTAATTGGGTCTCTCCCAACCAAAGCTCCGCATAGGCAGTACTCTTATATTTGAAATGATCGGAGATCAATTGAGCCACAGGATCTAATTGAGTAAGTTCTTTGGTTCCCCAAGGATTCAATGCTTGGGTAACGTTACGCACCACATCTCCGCAAGCTCCCATGGTGGATAGATTCACCTTATAGACCGCTTGCATGATCGGTTTCAGATCCTTAAGAAGAATAGTATGCATCTGAATGGACTGACGAGTAGTTAAACGGAGAGCTCCGCCTCCGAATTGGGTTGCAAGATCATCCCAAACTGCGTATTGCTCCGCTGTAAGCCTTCCACCAGGGATCCTGCCCCGGATCATGAAAGACGTAGGGTTTTCAATGAAGTCCCCGTTTTCGTCCTTTCGACGATCCCTGTCTTTTTGCTGGTACATCCCGTGGAATTTAATCAGCTGCTTGTCGTCTTCTTCGAATCCGTCCGCACCGGTCTCAATAGCTACACCGATCTTTCCTCTGAGTCCTTGAGAGGCCGTTTTTATATGTTCGACTTCGCTGAGTTCTTTTTGCTCTGACATTGATCTAATTCGTCCTTCTGTTAGCTTCTTATAACTTCTTGTTTAGCGAGAGATATTTTTCTTTAAATTCGTTCAGTAGAAATTTCAAGGCTGCCTTTCTCTGGTTAGCATCGCCTAATTTTTGTTTGCTGAGACTTCTAATATGTATTAGATCCTCTAAGTCTGCATCATGTTCCGGAGGAAGGATCTCTTCTAAGATCGTACGAACGCTTCCTGCGAGTCCTGCAAATTCACCTTGTGTGGAGACTGCTACTCGGATCGGCCCTCTATCAAAGTATGCGGAAGAATAAAAATCGCAATACGTCGGATCGTCGGCACAGTTGATCCAGATCCTTTTCTCTTTTGCATACTCCACCAACTTGCGATTCGTTTCTCTATCGTTTGTAGCGGAATAGATCAGATCGAATCCGTCCAGATCGGATACCTGGATCTCCTTTGTTTCGATCTTAGCCTTGGGAACTGCAGAAAGTAATTCTAATATTTCGGGTCTACACTCTTTTGCGATAACAGTCAGCTCGCAACCTGTGGGTACCAAGTGTTGGAGTTTTTCGAGGGCAACATTTCCCCCGCCTACGACCAGGACTTTCTTCTCATCTAGTTTTAAGAATACAGGAAGAAGTTTGTTCATGCTTCTTCTCCGAAGGATCCTTGTCCGTGCATAGGGAGGTCGGATCCTTCTTCCATTAAGTTGACTACCGGACCTATATAAATGATCCCTGGTCCGGGAGTTTGTTTGGAGATCCCCTCTTCTGCGATCTTTCCAAGACTCGTTACAGTCGTTCTTTGCGTCTGAAGACTCGCATTCTCCACTAACGCAACAGGGAGAAGGCGAGATGCTCCGTGTTCGATCAATCTACTTGCAATTTTTTGAATGGAAGAAGTTCCCAT from Leptospira langatensis includes these protein-coding regions:
- a CDS encoding DUF4139 domain-containing protein; this encodes MISRFYRSLFLLLVFLLTGLGSQAQDSDPSRSDAPVAVTEEEKGSKNPIQVSFARIDSVLLYSDLVYVTRQTEVKLPAGPSEVLLGEVPISSLDKSVIVTFTDPNKKFKIKGIRVLEKASRRKKSQEAEELEKRKDALLLSLSTKSREVQDLLDWETALKSIKPTIREEQGAVEKIDSENFSGFRKTYADLVEGNTRLRLTKLEELDRIREEFYIVTTKLSHLAEGDTLRRKEIRIDVESDSATTFPFEYKYLIRGAIWYPRYTLELQQNGQEAELGWHALVRNETGEDWKNVRLEFSTANPNQDIDLPEYKEQRISSRVIIPQANEYYPSAEAYSRDVAPSPMAGAAATAKKESKRMAPAKPMAQKSKADAPNEDYAKERMEAQSPLQQSRALIEGNYKDRSNSIRVEENMNQLQGELTNQKSSFDRGSYEESIRYGKEALRRFSSLRESSRKELKELETEVQNLLNRSSQLNSDKKYSNTLIAPGVSSEGFDFRYVAQSRERIPSDRTLNRVFLRKRMVSVQPGYETSPLTSEDVFLNIVSSNSENEPLLAGPLEIYSGENLLGTTSVSTLKPGETIRMELGPDKDIKVVRREEKLEDKSGIISRKKTVRYRVSINLKNNKRRSVPVRLIDRIPYTVDDSVEIRWTQGADKPISKSEEGILTYEFELGAGASKKIEFEYTVSYPADNVLRDSSGNGSY
- a CDS encoding sterol desaturase family protein, yielding MEKNIIELITPVFFVLIAVEVLWSLIGSKPFYRFKDSVNNLSAGIFMQVFTVFITLGLLSVYAWVYAKFGIFNFSNGSWVAWVLCYVLADFFYYWYHRFGHEINIFWASHVAHHQSEDYNFTVALRQGVLQNTFSLPFYLPLAVMGFPPVMFALCIQINFAYQFWLHTRAIPKLSIFEWVFNTPSQHRVHHGRDPKYIDKNYAGTFAIWDRMFGSFKEEEEEPIFGVVKPMQTWSPIWTQFHYFEELLLLSWKTKNWKDKLKVWIMPPGWKPADLGESVVPPEIDRVNYKKFNTEIPYTLTLYSIIQFFFGLGAAMVYIEFKSELPLLEMLVLGFYVLWTLWNIGAIFELKTSGMISELIRLASIAVLTYVYPFDFTHVEKLLKVLPLQTLQYLPTLMQQIAVISFCVLGGFLLSQKRFFSIKGYSPKTV
- a CDS encoding OmpP1/FadL family transporter, translated to MRNILLSKKIISHARLTFAFLLGILGVSFSELTAGSYGDIYGAHPTGAGMAGAQTATVNNSSAVFYNVAGLGRLNEADLYNAYLDLKDKEKEAAANGPDAPKDDKGNPIPQDGGPILASDAQDTPGTTGPWYKRAWFNLKDGMFAYKPLPRPARPAHEVTFLGTYANPTLKNNAPRNENTKNPDDSFVGLGFTMNLNEIFDIGRTIRFGLNAILPATGNLMVVNDQNPTVPRYLQSGKSDERPTIMAGVGVELWKDRLFAGIGMTALAGGSGAILLKDVPISPDPVQANSQVVLTLKPMVNPTYGLQFTYGKWNMGVSYKRETYLSADPIPARAQTTLLGIQLDFDLALLDQYNPRVYSYGIGFRPFQKILINFDINREQWSLYQLSRIKEKYSEPLNFHDTTNYRLGAEYAFRPSMKFRAGIGKRPSPVPVYHGANNWMDNDRIIYSVGFSYLFSGRNYAFLKDRLKNPVIFDFAIMNQQLSSVGVTKYNPTERNPSYSYGGYIWSFNFSVSLFF
- a CDS encoding chloride channel protein, whose amino-acid sequence is MLKGFFSRLAPEENSISSYIRIKGRRSLFLYCVITGIVSGLGAFLFSRALAWAEYISLASIAGLQETHSGGEYYVSLNPISSILLGRWALLFLPIIGGLITGWIVWKFSPDSSGTGTDSLIDSFHNKEGKVDPKVPVIKSIATIFTLSSGGSGGKEGPISLIGAGFGSLVANLTKAGARARRTLLLAGTAGGLGAIFHAPLGGALTSVEMVYREDIESDSLVPCIISSVTAYLVYSSLNGFGAVYKVPEIGFEAYKELIFYLMLGIVCYLSGAFLIRSFQFIQNWSKTWHLPIWIKPAIGGIPVGIIGYFLPEVMGTGAGFLQDILEGTYHFESKIGSFFQSVGVASNSGSDHIQFFANSLRVDLDILIVLCFLLFAFLKIVTTSFTIGTGGSAGMFGPSLFIGGMLGGAVGTLAKLILGYKVSIASFVLVGMGAFYAGIASAPIAGMVMICEIIGSYYLLPPLMIVSITSFVLSHKLNLYKSQKGTRFQSPAHYWDMNRDLLEEIRISDISDKLRNIAVIRSSSLLSHLEEDSIKINASDYVVLDPEGKYFGMLSLRNIRLYSEGRALTKNLVLVGDAADTSIRPISVSTSLAAAFKTLLDNGMDKIAVEEEGKYLGYLRYADIISIYFERTRSSRPISP
- a CDS encoding CPBP family intramembrane glutamic endopeptidase, whose amino-acid sequence is MDLEIEDQKPNKGKDIFVLGLIQVFVLFLGMLLYQEITKIQIETALSFKTPKQSFYRTKEVSETVPQTIAWGEPASVERALRDYTEFVITKRPWFLSIDRVIWGLCFLVPAYLFIRKIANVEVADFSDSLGARGLLAGLVTGFATFCFVNVFSGLIFFFVGKPQSNHLELILSQNLQGNWRLLTWAMLAISFGAGILEETFFRGFLLKHFMEKNMPNIGLFLTSVVFGIVHYSAGGSIIGPFLLVFVGLSFGLSYLKTSNIWVPITAHITYNSSMLLAAFFLGNRVS